Within the Paenibacillus pabuli genome, the region TAAACTGTACGATGATCTTCAGGAAGCAGAGCGAGATATGATCGAGTTGTAAATAAAATAGGATTGGTAGTAGGTAACGTGATCCACTTGAATGAACCAATTAGCCTGTCTTGTGCGTCACAGCGTATAAGCAGGCTTATTTTCGTTTGTCAATATAATATGGAAGTATATTATTTTGGAAGTCATATAAAATTTCAAATTTAGAATACCGATATACATCATGTAGCGCTTATTTCATGTTTATGAAGTTAATTTGTACTATGCTACAGCGCGGGGGGGGTTGCGGATTGCGTATAAGCAGGACCATAGACCAATGGAATGTAGTACAGAGTTGCCCTACAACACCACATTTACCTAGATAAAGGACGGGGAACGTATGAATCGGTATGATGAAATTATTTGGAAGAGGAACAAGCTAATCAATATCATTTTGTGGCTTATAGTTGCGATTGGTTTGGGCTTGATCTTTTTGCTTCCTAAGCTGGTTGTTTCCAGTAGCATAGCCATTTTATTTGCGGGTTGGGTTACATATGCTAATGTGAAACGAAAACACATTCATTTAATTCCTTGGCTGATCACACTGATCATTACAATATGTGGGGTCTACATTGGTTGGGGAGCTGTCAATTTTTCGTTAAGTCTGGTCTTAACTGCAATACTTCTGCTGTATCCGAACAAAAAGTTTTTTATGATTGGATTTTTCATATCACTCGCAAATAGTGTTCTTCAGTTATTTGTTATAAATACAGAAAATACGATAGACTTGATTGGGAATATTGTTAACGTGGGCATGTTCGCCCTTACTGGAGCCATCCTGATGTTAGTCTCCCATTTAAATCAAAGACTTTTCCTGGACAGCGAAGTCCGCTGGCAGGAAGTAGAGCAATCCAAACAAAGAGTAGAGACCATGATGGAACGTGTCAAAGCTTCGGTGGAAGGCCTGTCTCTCTATACGGATCAACTGAAGCAAAAAGTTGACGCGACTGGGTCCATTACAAATGAAGTGACGCTTGGATTCAGTGAAGTGGCCAAAGGCGTGGAGTTCCAGGCGACCAGCGTAGCGGAAATTTCGGAATCCCTCTCCCTGTCGGATCATCATATCCGTGATGTTGCTTCCTACTCGTCTCAAATGAAAGAACTGTCCGCCAGTATGGCATCCAGCACGGAAACGGGAAGTGCACAGATGGACCATCTGAATGTGCAGATGCAGGAACTCTATGAGACGATTGATACCACGGCTTCCGATATGAGAAAGTTCAATGAGGAAAGTGAAGCGATGTCCCTGATGTTGAACAGTATCTCGGATATTGCGAACCAGACCAACCTGCTTGCACTCAATGCTGCGATCGAAGCCGCTCGTGCAGGTGAACATGGACGCGGATTTGCGGTGGTTTCGGAGGAAGTTCGCAAGCTGGCGGAGCACTCTGGTCAGTCGGCAAATGACATTGGCACCATTTTGACCCGGTTAAAAGGGCAGACTCAGGCGTTGACGGATCGCTTCGAACGCATTCGCCTTGCTCTTCAAGAAGGAAGAGACAGCGTGCAAACTGCAGAAGTTGTTTTCCGTACCATTAATAGCAATTCCCAGGAAGTGCTGAACCAGGCCATGGATATTGAGAGCAGTTCCGCAACGATGAAGGAATCCTCCACTAAAGTGGTGAATGAGGTTTCCGAGATTTCTAGTGTAACTCAGCAATCCAGTGCCGCTACGGAAGAGATTCTTGCCAGTATGGAGGAGCAGCGCAGCCTGACTCAGAAGATGGTGGACAGCTTCGGTGAGCTGGAACAACTGATTCTGAACCTGAATGAGCTGGTTTCAGATCATCAGATGTCTTCTTCTGTCACTGAAGAGAAGGCTGGTGATCGTCCTTCACCGAGTGTGGCACCGATGGATACGCTGTCAGCTTAGAGGCAGGTTAACCTTTAGTAGAAAATGTAGAGTCCGCCCGAACGTTCGTCGTGGGGCGGGCTTTTTTGCTGCCAAGTGGTGACTTGAACCCCGTGTATATCTCCTTTACAGTGTAAATGTAGAATGTGAAGTACAAGGAGGAGAATGGTTAATGAATTGGCTTGAAATCAGTAAGTCCAAAGATGTGAAACAAGCTTGCGAAGCAGTACATAGCCTGGATATCAATGAGCGGGATGAACGGAGACGTACACCGCTTATGCTTTTTCTGACGTATCGCATGCCAGCTGAGGCCATTAAATGTCTGTTAGAACAGCAAGCAGACTTGGATGCTGAGGACAAACTCGGCGATACCGCTCTAAAAAAAGCTGTGAAGTTCAAGCAGATCGAAGCCATCCAGCTCTTGCTTGAATATGGGGTGAAGCTGGACTCTACATATGGAATTCAGGCGACGGCCTGGAATGCAGCTAGACGGGATCCGGCCATTGCAGATATGCTGCTCGGTACCACGGGATCGGTAAGACTTCGGCTGACCCAGGCGGAGAAAGCAATCGTGGATGAGATTTTGTACGAAGAATCTTCAGAGAAGGCAGCCGCGAAGATCCGTGAGCTGGATTCAGCTGTACTTCTGCATGCTGTGGTGGACGGGTACAACTGGGATGACAGTCCCGCACCTATGCTGGCTGCTTGTGAACATCCTGCTTGTGCCGAGATCACGCTGCTGGACATGGTAGAGCTGCTGGATGCCGATTATTGGCTGGAGATGGACGAAGATGAAGTGAACCAAAGCGAAGATGGACCCGGTTATCGCCGGCTTGCCGAGCTATTAAGAGTGAAGTGTCCAACAGAATCCCCCGAATGAAGTGAAGAATACAAAACAAGAGCATGGTCTGTAAGCAACTAGAGATGCTCTTTTTTTCATTGTGTTAAATAACGGTTATCCTAGGCGTACACCTAGTCTGTCTCCATATTCATCGGTCCATGATGGGACTGGAAAAAATGCAAAGAGGACTGAATCACCTCGTCTTCAATAGACGAAACTTGAGCTAGGTTGTATTCCAGCAGCCTGAATAAATAACCGTTGATGTCTTCTGCGTAATAACCGACACCTTTCTGGTAAAATCCGTCCTTCGATGTCGTCACATATAATGCTGTTCGGTGGTTATCCCCCTCTGATCCGACATCATTCCATTGGTCAAAAGCCATAGGTTCATAGACCGTGAAACCCTGTTCATCTGCCCAGTCGGCCTGATCGGGGAAATAAGTCCCAATGTTGTTTATGGCACAGCCTTGGCAGGCCCAGGCATTATCCGAATAATGCAGGTTCTCTGCTATATTATCTGGATTCGTCAGCGTGAGTCCATATGAACCGTTCGCACCTACGCTTCCCGAAGCTTTCCAGCCTGCTGGCGCTAATAACAGGTAGCCGCCTTGCATGTCTGGTCGATACACGAGTACAGCTTGCAGCTTTTCTTTCAGTTCCGGCGAGAGTTCGTAACTCATCTCCGGAATTCGGGGAGGTGCAGATCGGATATAACTTCGATCGCTGTCCATGCTGAGATCTGCTTCCGTCAACTGCAGAGGCAATGCAATTTTACTCCCATCATTTCCTGGGAAAACGATTGTTTTCCCCGTCGATTGAACAGGTGCTGAATCCTGTGGAATCCCTCCTAGAGCAGGTGCCGATGCATAGCCGTTTCCCCAGGTGCTAAACCCGATATGCATTCCACATGTAAGCAGAGGTACGACAGCGATTGCAGTGAACCATCCTATTCTGCGGCGACGGGGCTTGGCGGATGGACGTTGTTCCACGTTTTTCTCCATTCCTCGCTCAACTCCTTATCCGATAATTCAATAGCTTAGCGTCCGGCTCGTTGCAGACTTGATTTGGGTAGCAGATATTGAGATACCAAGTGTATTCACCGCTGTTCCTCCGTGTCACATCGATCATCCATGCTCGGCAAGCTGTACCTCGAAGCCGTCCGGATCAGCGATGTAAAGGAAACGCAGATGGGGGTTGGGCTGGACGGGGCCACGAACAATAGGAATATTCAGTGCTGCCAGCCGTTCCATAGCTTCTTCCAACGAGCTCACCTCATAGCCGATTGACACGCCAGATTCTTCTTTTACGATGGATTCGCTGCCCTCAATCAGTTCCAGCATGGTTTCATTTTCAGTGCCCAGCATGGCAATCTGCCGTCCACGGCTTTCGAATTGGCGCTGTATGGGGAGCCCGAGCATGCCGTGGTAGAACCCGAGCGAGGCTTCCAAATTGCGTACCCGCAGCGTGATCCAGTTTAGTTTGATTAACATGGGTGAATCTCTCCTTTTGTCTCCCATTTATAAATGTCACATCCATTATACGATAAGCGCGGAGGGGAGCCTACTTCCTATCAACAAACAACAAAATAGCTGCCGAAATATTCGGCAGCCTAATGGTTTAATTCCAGGTAAACCGCTGTAAAGCTCCTGTGGTTTTTATATTATTCTCGTTTCGTTACAGGCAATCTTGCGAATTATTGGATCAGATCCACTGCACCTTGCGGTACAAATGCGTCAACGCCGTTGTATACAATCACGCCTTCCAGCGCAGTCTTTTTGCCGTTAACCAGCGCAATGTTTTTGTAGATATGCAGTTCTACTTTTGTGTTGCCTTTAGTAACCAGAATCTTAGGATTTTTGGCATCCGTCAGATCCAGCTTGTACGTTGCACCCTTGGCAGTGAATGCTTGTTTGGCAGGAACAAACAGTTGTTTGCTCACGCTGTCCAGATCCAGATCCAGTACGCGTGCCATGTATTTAGCCACATCGGTGTTGTCGATCACGCCGAATGGACGGTCATTGTTCGGTGCATACGTATACAGCACGACATCTCCACCTGTGTGACCACCAGTCGTCCAGCCGATGCCTGCGCGTTTGCTAATCATTGGCCCGATTGCGTAGTTGAGGCTGCCCGGCTCGGCTGCCTTAATTGTGGCAATCTCCTCGGATGTCAGGTCGGAAATGCCATAGTATTGTTTCATAACAGCTTTGATGTTGGTACGTTTGGCATTCAGCTTTGCTTCCACACCTTCACCTGTCAGCTTGGCCTTTTTCAAAGGTCCGATAAATGTGGACAATGGTTCCTTGTCATACGTGCCACTTGTTGCATTGTTACCAATGGTAAGTCCGCCGTTACCATGGTCCGTTACCGCCACGACAGCTGTCTCACCATCTGCTTTGGCAAAATCCATGGCTACTTTTACGGCATCGTCAAATGCCAGCACGTCACTGATAATTCCAATTGGATCGTTGGCATGAGCTGCCCAGTCCACTTTGCTGCCTTCAACCATCAGGAAGAAGCCGTCTTCGTCTTTGGAAAGAACATCAATAGCTTTGGATGTCATTTCAGCAAGGCTTGGCTGCTTGGCAGGGTCACGGTCCATATCATAAGCCATGCTTGCAGGTGCGAACATTCCCCACAGCTTGCCGGAGTCCGAGGCTTTCATGGCAGCCGGTGTGGTCACGTAATCGTAACCGAGTGCCTTGATGGAAGAGACCAGATTCTCACCATCTTTGCGGCCCGCTGGCTCGAGGTAGCGACTTCCGCCGCCGAGAACAACGTCCAGGCCGTTATATACTTGCTGTTTGCTGAGCGCATCGTAATTTTTGCGATCTGGATAGTGGGCAGAGAAGTCTGCCGGCGTAGCGTGCATAATTTCGGAGGTGGCGATAATGCCGGTTGCCTTACCTGCCAGTTTGGATGCTTCCAGCACGGAAGCAATCGGTTTTTTGGCGTCTCCAGGCGCAATAGCCTTCTGTCCAGGCATGGTTGCCTTGTCTGGCAGTACGCCTACATACCCTGTATGTGATTTATAACCTGTAGCAAAAGCCGTTCCCGCAGGAGCCGAGTCCGCAATCGGAGCATCCGCGGAGTGTGTGCGAACCATACCGCTTGCCATCGAATCCAAAGTCAGGGAAGACCCTTTGTACCAGCGGGCCAGTGCAGTAGCGTCGTTAGCCATGCCGTCCGGAATCAGGATAATGACATTTTTGATCGGTGATGATGATGCAGGTGTAGCAGTGTCCTCTACAGCCCACGCAGCGCTGCTTCCTCCCAGCGTAGCTGTAACAACTGTCGTAACCGCGAGCATCATTTTGGCCGCACGGGCATTGAACCGGTTTAACATGAATGCATCCTCCTAAAATAGATATGTATAGTTTGGTACCCCAAAACCAGTGTATACAACAATTGCTAAACGAACGTAAGAAATGGGTTAACTAAATGTAAAATTTACGATTACGAAGCATAATCAGGAATGAGAGGGTGTGAGCAATGGCTGAGATGAAGAGGTTTACAGCGGAACCTCAGTTCGGTATGATTTTTGTATTAAACGATGTTGCGTTGGACAAGGGGATGTGAGTGCATGTACCGAATCGGAATTGTAGGACCGAAGCCGTCCATTGAGCGGACCATGCGTGCTGTGGAGGGGCAGAATCTGGAGGCTTACTTTGAATTGTATCCCTATGAACACGCACGCGAGACGGGCGAGATTATTACGAGGAACCGCGAGAATGTGCATGGATGGGTGTTTACGGGTCCCATTCCTTATCTGGCAGCCCAGGACGTCTTGCATGAAAAAGAACATGCCATCTACTGCCCGCCTACCGGGGCCAGCTTGTACAAAGCCATGCTGCAAGCCATTTATACACTAGATAATCCGGTGAAGGAAATCTCCATTGATATGACGGGGAATGAAAGCTGGGGGCTGATGGACAGTCTCGAGGAATTGAACTTCTCAGATGAACAATTACGAAAATACGTTTTTTCCACCGATTACGATGTCGAAGATATGATCCAATTCCACGTTCGTCACTGGGAGGAGGGGCAGACCAAGGCAGCCATTACCTGTCTGTACGCTGTATATGAAGGATTACTCCAGAGAGGGGTCCCTGTCTTCAAAATTGATTCCACCAAGCTGGAGACGGTTCAGGCGGTACGAATGCTGATTGAGCAGATTCGCAGCTCCGCATTCAAGGACAGCCAGATTGGCGTGTTAATGGTCGAGATTGACCGGTGGCATGAAGCTGGTGAACAATCGACGGAACGGTATCAGCTGCAGCATATGGAGCTCAAGATCAAAGGCATCCTGCTGCGTCATTGTGAACAAATCGATGGTTCCCTTCATCAGGAT harbors:
- a CDS encoding DUF4274 domain-containing protein → MNWLEISKSKDVKQACEAVHSLDINERDERRRTPLMLFLTYRMPAEAIKCLLEQQADLDAEDKLGDTALKKAVKFKQIEAIQLLLEYGVKLDSTYGIQATAWNAARRDPAIADMLLGTTGSVRLRLTQAEKAIVDEILYEESSEKAAAKIRELDSAVLLHAVVDGYNWDDSPAPMLAACEHPACAEITLLDMVELLDADYWLEMDEDEVNQSEDGPGYRRLAELLRVKCPTESPE
- a CDS encoding VOC family protein, with amino-acid sequence MLIKLNWITLRVRNLEASLGFYHGMLGLPIQRQFESRGRQIAMLGTENETMLELIEGSESIVKEESGVSIGYEVSSLEEAMERLAALNIPIVRGPVQPNPHLRFLYIADPDGFEVQLAEHG
- a CDS encoding methyl-accepting chemotaxis protein, with product MNRYDEIIWKRNKLINIILWLIVAIGLGLIFLLPKLVVSSSIAILFAGWVTYANVKRKHIHLIPWLITLIITICGVYIGWGAVNFSLSLVLTAILLLYPNKKFFMIGFFISLANSVLQLFVINTENTIDLIGNIVNVGMFALTGAILMLVSHLNQRLFLDSEVRWQEVEQSKQRVETMMERVKASVEGLSLYTDQLKQKVDATGSITNEVTLGFSEVAKGVEFQATSVAEISESLSLSDHHIRDVASYSSQMKELSASMASSTETGSAQMDHLNVQMQELYETIDTTASDMRKFNEESEAMSLMLNSISDIANQTNLLALNAAIEAARAGEHGRGFAVVSEEVRKLAEHSGQSANDIGTILTRLKGQTQALTDRFERIRLALQEGRDSVQTAEVVFRTINSNSQEVLNQAMDIESSSATMKESSTKVVNEVSEISSVTQQSSAATEEILASMEEQRSLTQKMVDSFGELEQLILNLNELVSDHQMSSSVTEEKAGDRPSPSVAPMDTLSA
- a CDS encoding DUF4850 domain-containing protein; translated protein: MEKNVEQRPSAKPRRRRIGWFTAIAVVPLLTCGMHIGFSTWGNGYASAPALGGIPQDSAPVQSTGKTIVFPGNDGSKIALPLQLTEADLSMDSDRSYIRSAPPRIPEMSYELSPELKEKLQAVLVYRPDMQGGYLLLAPAGWKASGSVGANGSYGLTLTNPDNIAENLHYSDNAWACQGCAINNIGTYFPDQADWADEQGFTVYEPMAFDQWNDVGSEGDNHRTALYVTTSKDGFYQKGVGYYAEDINGYLFRLLEYNLAQVSSIEDEVIQSSLHFFQSHHGPMNMETD
- a CDS encoding alkaline phosphatase; amino-acid sequence: MLNRFNARAAKMMLAVTTVVTATLGGSSAAWAVEDTATPASSSPIKNVIILIPDGMANDATALARWYKGSSLTLDSMASGMVRTHSADAPIADSAPAGTAFATGYKSHTGYVGVLPDKATMPGQKAIAPGDAKKPIASVLEASKLAGKATGIIATSEIMHATPADFSAHYPDRKNYDALSKQQVYNGLDVVLGGGSRYLEPAGRKDGENLVSSIKALGYDYVTTPAAMKASDSGKLWGMFAPASMAYDMDRDPAKQPSLAEMTSKAIDVLSKDEDGFFLMVEGSKVDWAAHANDPIGIISDVLAFDDAVKVAMDFAKADGETAVVAVTDHGNGGLTIGNNATSGTYDKEPLSTFIGPLKKAKLTGEGVEAKLNAKRTNIKAVMKQYYGISDLTSEEIATIKAAEPGSLNYAIGPMISKRAGIGWTTGGHTGGDVVLYTYAPNNDRPFGVIDNTDVAKYMARVLDLDLDSVSKQLFVPAKQAFTAKGATYKLDLTDAKNPKILVTKGNTKVELHIYKNIALVNGKKTALEGVIVYNGVDAFVPQGAVDLIQ